DNA from Marinagarivorans cellulosilyticus:
GCGTAAAGAGGTATTGTTATGGCAGTGGGTGAGCACATTTGGCCGGTAATGCATCCTATTGCAGGTTTAACTTTAGGCACTGCAAGTGCGGGTGTTAAATATGCGGGACGAACCGATATTGTTGTAATGGCTATTGCCGAGGGTGCCGCGGTTTCGGGTGTTTTTACGCAAAATGCATTTTGCGCCGCTCCTGTTATCGTTGGGCGAAATCACTTGTCTGCTGGCGATATTCGTTATTTTTTAATTAATTCTGGCAATGCGAATGCGTGTACTGGTGAGCGCGGCCTTGCCGATGCAGAGTCCTGCTGCCAAGCGGTGGCAACACTTGGCGATATTGAAGCGCGGCAAGTGGTTCCATTTTCGACGGGTGTGATTGGTGAATATTTGCCTGTCCCTAAAATTGTTAATGCGCTACCGGCTGCCATGTCGTCGTTGTCTGTTAATGGTTGGGATGCGGCGGCCAAAGCAATTATGACAACAGACACTCGCCCAAAAGGCGCAAGTGTTCAGTTCGAGCATGATGGCGAAGTGATTTCTGTTACCGGCATCGCTAAGGGCGCGGGCATGATTAGGCCAAATATGGCGACTATGCTGGCGTATATAGCAACAGATGCGGTGGTGGCCCAGCCGCTGCTGGATGATATGGTAAAGCGTGCTGCAGATCAGTCGTTTAACCGTATTAGCATTGATGGCGACACATCAACGAATGACTCTTGCTTGTTAGTGGCAACAGGCCAAGCAGGCTTACCTATGTTGAGTGATCCAGCTGGCGAATTGTACGATAAGCTAATGGCTGCAGTTACTGATGTTCACCGGCAGCTGGCGCTAGGTATTGTGCGAGACGGTGAAGGGGCTAGTAAATGTATTAGCGTAGCCGTCACTCAAGGTGGAAACAAAGAAGAGTGCTTAAAGGTGGCCTATGCCATTGCGCACTCACCGCTAGTGAAAACAGCGCTTTTTGCATCAGACCCGAACTGGGGGCGTATTATCTGTGCTGTTGGTTATGCTGGTGTGCGTGCACTAGACACTCAAAAAGTAAATGTTTATTTGGATGATGTTTGCATTGTGCGTGCTGGCCAGCGGGCACAAGAGTACACCGAAGAGCAAGGTCAGGCAGTTGTTGATCAGGCCGAATTTAGTGTGCGTGTAGAACTTGGCCGTGGTCATAGTTCTGATGAGGTTTGGACAACAGATCTTTCGCATGACTACGTCACAATTAATGCGGAATATCGTAGTTAAGTATGTCGTCTGTTCATGTCGCTGTAGGCGTTATCTTAACTCAGAAAAAGGTGCTTTTAGCTAAACGTGCACAGCATCAGCATCAAGGTGGCTTATGGGAATTTCCTGGCGGTAAGGTTGAGGCCGGTGAGCATGTTACGGCTGCACTTAATCGTGAGCTTAAAGAAGAGCTTGCTATTAATGCAACACAAATGCAGCCGTTAATCCAAATTCGACATGATTATGGCGATAAGGTTGTTTTGCTAGATGTATGGACGGTAACTGCTTTTGACGGCGAACCGAGTGGCCAAGAAGGGCAGCCTTTGGTTTGGGCTGATCTTAATCAATTAATCCATTACGATTTTCCGGCGGCAAACCGGCCAATTGTTTCTGCTCTTACCCTGCCGCGCCTCATTGCCGTAACGCCTTCTAGTGGCGCAAAAGATGAAGTTTTGGCTTTTTGCCAAAAGGCATTGGCTCTAGGCGCTGCTGGTTTTCAATTGCGCTCACTACAACTAGGGCCCGAAGATATCAACTGGCTGCATAGTAAATTGACTGAGCTCTGCGGTGTGCCGATTTGGATAAACAGTGCGCATTTATTTGATAATTCAGGCGTTATCAATCAAGCGCTACTTTCGCTAGCTGCCCATGTCCATTTTACTTCCCGCCATTTGGTGCAGGCAAAAAAAGTCGGTTCGTGCATCGCGAATGCAACGGCATCATGCCATAACTTGGAAGAAATAAGGGCTGCAGAAGCGGCTGGAATTAAAGCCGTTTATTTATCGCCAGTGTCAGCAACGCCGTCACATCCAGATGCTAACGGCTTAGGCTGGGATGCTTTTTCACAGCTTGTAGCGAAAGCCAAAGTCCCAGTATATGCATTAGGTGGTATGGCGCTTGCGGACTTGCCGTTTGCACAAAACTGTTATGCGCAAGGCATTGCCGGTATATCGCTTTTTCAGTTTCAGCCCTAGGAGCTGGGCCTCCAGCTAATTTAGTTGAAAGAATAGCTAATGCTAAAAATAAAGCGATAGTCGTCGTTTTTTGGTGTTGTGCCTAAATCATCGGGTGTTGGGCTCTCAATATAATCCCATACAATGGAGGTATTGAAGTCAATGCTGCGGGTTAGGTCGTAACTCAAAGTAGATATGACGTGGTGAGTGTAACCACCTGATGCTTCATTTGCCCAGAGAATTTGATAATCGAGAATAAAGCCCATGGCGCTCGTCACATTCATGTTGTAGTGCGTAGAGGCAATTAGCACTGCCGATTGCTCTCGCTTTTCGCTCGCTTCTTCGACTTCGTTGAATTGAGTAAACTGTATACCTGGTCCGATAAATAAATCCCATTGTTTATTATCTCTGTCGATGGCCTGTAAACCTAGGCCTGCCCCAAGGGTGCCTCGGGCATCAATATTTTGAAAGCGGTCGCTAAAAATATCTAAAAATAACGGGCGGTAGAATAATCGCTGGTTGGCAAAAATATCGAAATTGCTGCGCAAGCGATGATTGTTGGCGGTCTCTTTATCGTCGCTGTAGGTGTATAAACCGAGGTAATCGACCGTAAAGCGTGACAAAGCTGTTCGACGCTTTGTTGAAAAGTTACCGTTGTATTCCGTTTGCGGTGAGTTGCCTGATCGGATATTCGTGCCTAGGCCAAAGCGTGCGCTCCAAAAGTTAAGCTCTTTGAGTTGGCCAGAAACCAGTGCAATTAAACGCTCGCGGTCAAAGTTGTAGCTCAAGCTGTCATTTTTAATTTCAATCGTGCGCTCGGAAAGTGTAATTGTGCCCACCTGTGGCTTATCGACACCAAAAATTCTAACGGCTTGTGGCCTTAGGGTATGCACTTGCTCAATATCGTCTAATTTAAATTTCCGAAGCCCCAACTTTGCGCTGTTAAACTCCATTTCCCCGTTATAGACTACTTTTATTTTGCCCTTTAACCATTCACCTGATGTTAACTGTAGCCAGTCCCATTCGTCATTAAAGGCGTTATCCGTGCGCTGTTGAAGTACGTCGTTAGCCACGGCGTCTGGAATAACTGGTGCGCTGTTTGCCTGCTTGGGCAGCCCAAAGAGGGCCCAGTTAGAGACGAGAAATAGCACCAAGGTGGCTCGATGGATTGACATGGTTACCTCTAAAATCATTCTGTAATATTCTACCGAGTAGGCTATAAGCCTGCGTGCGGGGGTAGCAATATAGCAGTGCAATACGGGTTTTAGAACCGATGCAAAAATAGAAGGTGGAAATAAAGAAAGTGCTCACTGTTTGCTGTTTCTATATTTCTATTTTGGGCGTATTCCAAATTCTAATGGCACCTAAATGCTGAATGCAGTTAATGATGGAAGGTAATCGATGATTAATATTCAAAAGGCCTCTACGAGAGCAATTACTGTGTTGATATTTTGTGGGGTGACGTGGCTAAGTGTATTCCCTGCTGCCTCGGTTGCCGACGATATCGAGTTTCAAGGGCATGCTTCAGTTAATGCTTCTGAGGTGGAATCGCAGTTGGCCCGGCTAGAAGATAATGCTGATCTCTCTCCCGAGTTCATTGAAAAATTAAAAGTACAATACAAAGCTGTTCTCGAAAATTTGGCTAAGCAGAGTGGTTTTTTAAACAAGGCAAGTGAATATCGCAAAATACAATTGCAAGCTGACGAGCATGCCGACCAGCTAACTGAAGAGCTCAAACAGCGTCAAGGAGACCGGCCACAACTGCGGATACCAGAAAACGCGTCGGTCGCAGAAACGCAAAAGCAGTTGTCTCGAGAAGAGGCCAAGTTGTTGGCGGTTAAGGGGCGTTTGTTAGCTATAGAAAAAGAGCAAGCTAATCCGGCCAATACCGTATCGGCTGCCCGCCAGCGTTTAAGTAATATTAATTTGGCGCAGGAAAAGTTACAGGGCGAGTTGGCCAAGATTTCGGTAGGTGTAACATCAAACTTGCAGCAGGCAGAGCAGTGGCTACTTCTGAGTAAAAAAGCAGTGTTGGATGCCGAAGAAAAAATGCTTGAGTTAAAGCTTGCGAGTGCGCCAATGCAAACGCGGTTGTTAGCTGCGGATCATGCGCTACAGCTTGAAATACAGCGTGAATTAGCGCGAAACATCGAGCGGTTGCAGCGTGAGTTAAATGAAAAACGCAGTACTGAGGCGCAAGTTTCACGTGAGGCAACACAGGCGCTATCAGCAAGCGCTGTGGGATTAAGTGATGACGTTGAACAGTACGTTAAAGGGAATAAGGCGTTAAGCCTAGAGCTAACCGAGTTGGCTCAGAAATTAAATGATAAAACTCAACGTAGCCAACTAGCGAAAGATCAGCTGGAACTTAT
Protein-coding regions in this window:
- the argJ gene encoding bifunctional glutamate N-acetyltransferase/amino-acid acetyltransferase ArgJ, with amino-acid sequence MAVGEHIWPVMHPIAGLTLGTASAGVKYAGRTDIVVMAIAEGAAVSGVFTQNAFCAAPVIVGRNHLSAGDIRYFLINSGNANACTGERGLADAESCCQAVATLGDIEARQVVPFSTGVIGEYLPVPKIVNALPAAMSSLSVNGWDAAAKAIMTTDTRPKGASVQFEHDGEVISVTGIAKGAGMIRPNMATMLAYIATDAVVAQPLLDDMVKRAADQSFNRISIDGDTSTNDSCLLVATGQAGLPMLSDPAGELYDKLMAAVTDVHRQLALGIVRDGEGASKCISVAVTQGGNKEECLKVAYAIAHSPLVKTALFASDPNWGRIICAVGYAGVRALDTQKVNVYLDDVCIVRAGQRAQEYTEEQGQAVVDQAEFSVRVELGRGHSSDEVWTTDLSHDYVTINAEYRS
- a CDS encoding Nudix family hydrolase encodes the protein MSSVHVAVGVILTQKKVLLAKRAQHQHQGGLWEFPGGKVEAGEHVTAALNRELKEELAINATQMQPLIQIRHDYGDKVVLLDVWTVTAFDGEPSGQEGQPLVWADLNQLIHYDFPAANRPIVSALTLPRLIAVTPSSGAKDEVLAFCQKALALGAAGFQLRSLQLGPEDINWLHSKLTELCGVPIWINSAHLFDNSGVINQALLSLAAHVHFTSRHLVQAKKVGSCIANATASCHNLEEIRAAEAAGIKAVYLSPVSATPSHPDANGLGWDAFSQLVAKAKVPVYALGGMALADLPFAQNCYAQGIAGISLFQFQP
- a CDS encoding DUF481 domain-containing protein; this translates as MSIHRATLVLFLVSNWALFGLPKQANSAPVIPDAVANDVLQQRTDNAFNDEWDWLQLTSGEWLKGKIKVVYNGEMEFNSAKLGLRKFKLDDIEQVHTLRPQAVRIFGVDKPQVGTITLSERTIEIKNDSLSYNFDRERLIALVSGQLKELNFWSARFGLGTNIRSGNSPQTEYNGNFSTKRRTALSRFTVDYLGLYTYSDDKETANNHRLRSNFDIFANQRLFYRPLFLDIFSDRFQNIDARGTLGAGLGLQAIDRDNKQWDLFIGPGIQFTQFNEVEEASEKREQSAVLIASTHYNMNVTSAMGFILDYQILWANEASGGYTHHVISTLSYDLTRSIDFNTSIVWDYIESPTPDDLGTTPKNDDYRFIFSISYSFN